One genomic window of Danaus plexippus chromosome 23, MEX_DaPlex, whole genome shotgun sequence includes the following:
- the LOC116774846 gene encoding uncharacterized protein LOC116774846 produces the protein MLNCIKTVIKMKLNMDSLPTVISCCFCCFLRAGTVVISMFSFISGLLFAPNVSHAKGFWSMDPVLSYHSAATEAAIQLILGIVSIILCIASVLLLVGSICNLPVLILVYQWGAVVYCVTVFLLFFILAMFCFFVHSNCVLAGIVLCGLMVCNVLVTAYFVIVANSLRLSLKFLASQESILA, from the exons ATGTTGaat tgtattaaaactgttataaaGATGAAGCTGAATATGGATAGTTTGCCCACGGTCATAAGCTGCTGCTTCTGTTGCTTCCTGAGAGCCGGCACTGTCGTTATATCTATGTTCTCATTT ATATCAGGCTTACTATTTGCTCCTAACGTGAGTCATGCAAAAGGCTTTTGGAGCATGGATCCTGTGTTGTCATACCACAGCGCAGCGACTGAAGCAGCTATACAATTAATACTTGGCAtagtttctattattttatgtattgccAGCGTCTTACTTCTAGTTGGCTCGATATGT AACCTTCCCGTACTTATCCTGGTGTACCAATGGGGGGCAGTGGTCTATTGCGTGACAGTTTTCTTGCTGTTCTTCATACTGGCGATGTTTTGTTTCTTCGTTCACTCCAACTGCGTCTTGGCTGGCATAGTTTTATGCGGCCTTATGGTCTGCAATGTTTTGG TGACGGCGTATTTCGTGATAGTTGCCAACAGTCTCCGATTATCCCTTAAATTTCTAGCAAGTCAAGAATCAATCCTCGCCTGA
- the LOC116774843 gene encoding uncharacterized protein LOC116774843, giving the protein MCDIFPEVYSCFFIISMRIGMLLISVIAIMTGVLTLSVILKNTELSYEKVQILTHIKNPSDALQRLNTLVTSGISMMSCIFMFTGLVLLFGTLMDNDGFIQMFVWITFLNVVFGLILVIAVGYECTMMGSCVLAGMDWLSGSTLLVCIVGYLCLWIYFISIANSYVMSVNV; this is encoded by the exons atgtgCGACATATTCCCTGAAGTTTATTCGTGCTTTTTCATCATATCTATGAGAATCGGGATGCTCTTAATATCAGTAATAGCGATA atgaCAGGAGTTCTGACCCTTAGTGTGATCTTGAAGAATACAGAACTCAGTTATGAGAAAGTACAAATTCTTACTCACATAAAAA ATCCAAGTGATGCTCTTCAGAGATTAAACACCCTGGTAACGTCAGGTATCAGCATGATGTCTTGCATATTCATGTTCACTGGCCTGGTGCTGTTGTTCGGGACTTTAATG GATAATGACGGCTTTATTCAAATGTTCGTGTGGATAACGTTCCTTAACGTGGTATTCGGTTTAATTCTGGTGATAGCTGTTGGTTATGAGTGCACGATGATGGGTTCCTGTGTCCTCGCCGGTATGGACTGGCTCTCTGGATCAACATTACTTGTATGTATTGTGGGGTATCTGTGTT TGTGGATATACTTTATCTCTATCGCCAACAGCTACGTTATGTCAGTAAACGtgtaa